The following proteins are co-located in the Cupriavidus pauculus genome:
- a CDS encoding type I polyketide synthase, giving the protein MSLAHPAPSAPPAPDDAIAIIGLSCRFPAARDADAFWRNLCDGIDCSRRFDRATLRAAGVPDAVAGDPLYVPVAAPIDDPDQFDAALFGYARADAEALDPQQRLFLQAGWHALEHAGHAPRHAVPRTGVFAACRLSTYPGLDAFRAHGPSQVRGMQALLGNDKDYLATRVAYKLGLTGPALTIQTACSSSLVAVHVACESLRVGECDMALAGGVAVSFPQQQGYLYQPGMIFSPDGRCRPFDTRAQGTFAGHGVGVVVLRRLADAMADGDRVLAIVRGSAVNNDGHRKAGFTAPSVAGQQDVVRDAMAMAAIGPDDLDLIEAHGTGTPLGDPIEIEGLRAALAGRSPGAPRCLVGAVKGNIGHLDTAAGIAGLIKTVLAVHHGTIPPTLHCEQPIPALDADDSPLAAATAAMPWPRAVRTAGVSAFGLGGTNCHVIVQSAPDSDSNSAPASADAVDDAAAPVLLLSAASAAALRGLAGAYAQAWRSGAPASGLAATALHGRALDLDHRLALAMDAEALPALEVFASGGTDVAVHTGHGRGRQLWLFGGQGTQWPGMSVAMARHSAAFAQMLDRCCAACDAQLALPLRAVMDGEHPEALRDMAYVQPAIVAFELAMAAHWQSLGLRPDAVLGHSVGEYAAAIVAGHYEPEDLLPLVVTRGRLMQHHARDGAMLAAFAADADVLPLADACGVEVAAWNGPRHVVLSGHADDIDRVALVLRRAAVAHARLAVPGAAHSKRLDPMLDRFAQAAAGVHAGPGNGIVLWSTLLARPIDAATLNQPDYWRRHVREPVHYRQALAGALDDDVAICLELSPDAPLTGMGQAAMTADGDASRGAGPRNARHWIASARRNQPGTATLREALCRLYAAGAALPWQRCLPCDAPRVAAPLYPFDTARYWPEGAASAMSAGPATAAPSAAGDAGNAATHAATDAALAAGSRAAVSGAAALDLDRLSRLNQCAAALHGICVDTMVRQCVGDAIDAGVTMLEVLQRGGLLPRHRQLLARLLRGCVEDGVYQCDADGRYRTAAGARHGELPALLATLRGCCEGLDVIADTIARGGSQLCAMMRGDVDPVAVIFPEGAEDGVEVLYRDFSFGRYFNEIAAATLDGLARARPPGQPLRVLEVGAGTGGTTTLLLQALAGHTGVRYTFTDISAVFTRRAQARFAQHDFVDYREFDLQRDAAAQGFAAGQFDVIVAANVIHATQHVGQTLAMLHGLLAPGGHLLMREITQPMRLFDFVFGPLVAPLHDEAARGGELFLDTARWAAHCQTAGFAQTCWLPSDDMPNAAMSEHVLLARSGAVAAATAAMPAPDTVFARTWHAIVPAAPAPEGGADARGSTGWPADWRVLHIAPADVPASELPALAAPLLAALADPAQGPLAVVTHNAWAIDDAGGPVPPWPAHQAIWALLRVAAAEQPARMLAAIDLHGDTPSAQPDADDVAVAAAAIAAGERWIAVRGAAAYRPALAPATQFAAPPAPGWLQATGWHVVTGGFGGLGRVACAWLAAHGARRIAVLAPREPDDGATWRASMATDHRCHVRWVPCDMADAAQVARQIALLAADGGVAGAIHAAGKLDDTPLANLTAERLADVVDVKAGGAEALLAALADARARYVLLYSSAAATLGSPGQGAHALASGYLDGLALRARTGGMAVVSIAWGAWAGAGRAADPAMLARLEAAGMGSLSTAEGLWHLDQAVTRGAPLHLAMRLAGGVAQAVADDGGRPTAASAPADAPLRLGGVPADDQAAIEDWLRHRIAMQLRMDDPTRMDARQDLLQLGLDSLQFLELNSAVQRATGARLDAAQAYRDMTLRGLAGLLAQALAPGRADGAQPPAAHTAADTAPAQIVSDRAGRHDPFPLTPIQHAYWLGRTHLIAHGGVACHVLFEWDLATTDADAGGFDLTRFEDAWNALVAQHDMLRMVIGDDGMQRVLPDVPRYRIAVASLRGLPPDDVARRLLETRARLAAAVPPAHRWPLFEVCASRLDGGRLRLHMNLDLLQFDVQSLKVMMDDLAAAYAGAARPAPAITFRDYVMAEQAQRGTAEWRTAWRYWRGVVQHLPPAPPLPLAATAPAAAPHVTTRQMTLDATRWARLRTLWRTWGITPSAGILAVFAQVLARACRQPAFTLNLTFFNRQPLHPDVNRLIGDFTSVMLVDFDIEADTPLREVLHAVQATLWDRLAHARVNGVEVLRLYTREHGADDGAHRGPAMPVVFTSMLGMTLDGQPIERALTRLLGEPVHVFTQTPQVWIDHQVMEVNGELVCHWYCMDDVLAPGVAAELFGAFRDTLEAIADRPARMRAAPDLPAPRLDPHPAVAAPPHWPADVDAGTLEAWLRRHPAVRHAALRPAPDGQGMEAWIVTHEPACGVAASTAPTLLASAGLPQLDDTTLAAFDNAWQWLERRARDGIVATLRRHGLFARTGDCHSATEVAHALAATPRTSQLLCQWLARLHADGCLDRDGVHYRATALPAPGADPLPGAPAPWLGTLARYVEGCVAQHDALIQGRQSALALMFGHDDGLDVARAFYRDNPVAAALNASAGAVIAQLAQASHTGLRVLEAGAGTGATTEAVLTALQGLPRGPALYRFTDVSPWFLDAARDRFGHGAPMEYGLFDLNRPVDFDAHPADGYDVIVVAQALHDACDIPRSLARLRRLLRAGGHLVLIEATARDSYLQLASVGFMEALAGFDDARADDGQPMLALPTWRSVLDAAGFSTVLTWPPGDDWRQHLIVAQAGETGRLDAAALDRYLKARWPDAPPLCWRQCERLPQVAGAEATVTAPDPGGLAQPACDPQRRAAVGAVWQNLLGRPVEADTDFFRAGGDSLIATRMIAQLHQLGMGEASLQAIFAHPQLAAFCAALEAAVIDGDRPCQDPACAGTVPLARGTRPAEVFAIHASDGGVAAYLPLARAMDCAVHGLPADGALAVATLGALARRHADTLRRVRPHGPYCLLGWSYGCFLAAEAARCLFESGEPVRLVLLDPVCRADFACADRGALIRLLCEGGPATLAPPDGFDGWDPSAQTGWFLARQPATGGMDAAQLEQVAHLLDLLARAPLPAPLPIPCLRIDAAQRPPHWRPADDDWRAWSAGAHPQVEQATLNAGHWALLAGDAAGAVADRWWAWHAASHGDAGGRP; this is encoded by the coding sequence ATGAGCCTTGCTCACCCCGCCCCATCCGCCCCACCCGCCCCCGACGACGCCATCGCCATCATCGGCCTGTCCTGCCGGTTCCCGGCCGCCCGCGACGCCGACGCGTTCTGGCGCAACCTGTGCGACGGCATCGACTGCAGCCGCAGGTTCGACCGCGCAACGCTGCGCGCCGCCGGCGTGCCGGACGCCGTGGCGGGCGATCCGCTGTACGTGCCCGTGGCGGCGCCGATTGACGATCCGGACCAGTTCGACGCCGCGCTGTTCGGCTATGCACGGGCCGATGCCGAGGCGCTGGACCCGCAGCAGCGCCTGTTCCTGCAGGCCGGCTGGCATGCGCTGGAGCATGCGGGGCATGCGCCGCGCCACGCCGTGCCGCGCACCGGCGTGTTCGCGGCCTGCCGCCTCAGCACGTATCCGGGACTCGATGCGTTCCGCGCACACGGTCCCTCGCAAGTGCGCGGCATGCAGGCGCTGCTGGGCAACGACAAGGACTACCTTGCCACGCGGGTCGCCTACAAGCTGGGGCTGACCGGGCCGGCGCTGACGATCCAGACCGCCTGCTCCAGTTCACTGGTGGCGGTACACGTGGCCTGCGAGAGCCTGCGGGTCGGCGAATGCGACATGGCGCTGGCCGGCGGCGTGGCGGTGTCATTCCCCCAACAGCAGGGCTACCTCTACCAGCCGGGCATGATCTTCTCGCCGGACGGCCGCTGCCGCCCGTTCGACACCCGCGCGCAAGGCACCTTCGCCGGCCACGGCGTGGGCGTGGTGGTGCTGCGGCGGCTGGCCGACGCGATGGCCGACGGCGACCGGGTACTGGCCATCGTCCGGGGCAGCGCGGTCAACAACGACGGGCACCGCAAGGCGGGATTCACGGCGCCGTCGGTGGCCGGGCAACAGGACGTCGTGCGCGACGCCATGGCGATGGCCGCCATCGGCCCCGACGATCTGGACCTGATCGAGGCCCACGGCACCGGCACCCCGCTCGGCGACCCCATCGAGATCGAAGGGCTGCGCGCGGCGCTGGCCGGCCGCAGCCCCGGCGCACCGCGCTGCCTGGTAGGCGCCGTCAAGGGCAACATCGGGCACCTGGATACCGCCGCCGGCATTGCCGGCCTGATCAAGACCGTGCTCGCCGTGCATCACGGCACCATCCCCCCGACGCTGCACTGCGAGCAGCCGATTCCTGCGCTGGACGCGGACGATTCGCCGCTGGCCGCAGCCACCGCCGCCATGCCGTGGCCCCGCGCGGTACGCACCGCCGGCGTGTCGGCGTTCGGCCTGGGGGGGACCAACTGCCATGTCATCGTGCAATCGGCCCCGGATTCGGATTCAAATTCGGCCCCGGCCAGCGCCGACGCGGTGGATGACGCCGCCGCGCCGGTGCTGCTGCTCAGCGCCGCCAGCGCGGCGGCGTTGCGCGGGCTGGCTGGCGCCTACGCGCAGGCGTGGCGATCGGGTGCGCCCGCCAGCGGGCTGGCGGCCACGGCCCTGCACGGCCGCGCGCTCGACCTTGACCACCGGCTGGCGCTGGCGATGGACGCCGAGGCGCTGCCCGCCCTGGAGGTCTTTGCCAGCGGCGGCACCGACGTGGCAGTACACACGGGCCACGGCCGCGGGCGCCAGCTCTGGCTGTTCGGCGGCCAGGGCACCCAGTGGCCGGGCATGAGCGTAGCGATGGCGCGGCACAGCGCGGCATTCGCGCAGATGCTTGACCGCTGCTGCGCCGCCTGCGATGCCCAGCTTGCGCTGCCGCTGCGCGCGGTGATGGACGGCGAGCATCCCGAGGCGCTGCGCGACATGGCCTACGTCCAGCCCGCGATCGTCGCGTTCGAGCTGGCCATGGCGGCGCATTGGCAGTCGCTGGGGCTGCGGCCCGATGCCGTGCTCGGGCACTCTGTCGGCGAGTATGCGGCGGCCATCGTGGCCGGCCACTACGAGCCTGAGGACCTGCTGCCGCTGGTGGTGACGCGCGGCCGCCTGATGCAGCATCACGCGCGGGATGGCGCGATGCTGGCCGCCTTTGCCGCCGACGCCGACGTGTTGCCACTGGCCGATGCCTGCGGCGTCGAGGTGGCGGCCTGGAACGGCCCGCGTCATGTGGTACTGAGCGGCCACGCCGACGACATCGACCGCGTGGCGCTGGTGTTGCGGCGGGCCGCTGTTGCCCATGCGCGCCTGGCCGTGCCGGGCGCGGCCCATTCCAAGCGGCTCGATCCGATGCTCGACCGCTTTGCCCAGGCCGCGGCGGGCGTCCACGCGGGACCGGGCAACGGCATCGTCCTGTGGTCCACGCTGCTGGCGCGTCCCATCGATGCCGCCACGCTGAACCAGCCCGACTACTGGCGCCGCCATGTGCGCGAGCCGGTGCACTACCGCCAGGCACTGGCCGGGGCGCTGGACGACGATGTGGCCATCTGCCTGGAACTGAGTCCCGATGCGCCGCTGACCGGCATGGGCCAGGCGGCCATGACGGCCGATGGCGACGCGTCGCGTGGCGCCGGCCCGCGCAACGCGCGACACTGGATTGCCAGTGCGCGGCGGAACCAGCCCGGCACGGCCACGCTGCGCGAGGCGCTGTGCCGGCTCTACGCGGCTGGCGCGGCGTTGCCCTGGCAGCGCTGCCTGCCGTGTGACGCGCCCCGGGTGGCCGCCCCGCTCTACCCGTTCGATACCGCGCGCTACTGGCCGGAGGGCGCTGCCTCGGCCATGAGCGCCGGGCCGGCCACCGCCGCGCCTTCCGCCGCCGGTGATGCCGGTAACGCCGCCACCCATGCCGCCACCGACGCCGCGCTGGCCGCCGGGTCGCGCGCGGCGGTGTCGGGCGCCGCGGCACTGGACCTCGACCGGCTGTCCCGGCTGAACCAGTGCGCGGCGGCGCTGCATGGCATCTGCGTCGACACGATGGTGCGGCAGTGCGTCGGCGACGCCATCGATGCGGGCGTCACCATGCTTGAGGTACTGCAACGCGGCGGGCTGCTGCCCCGCCACCGGCAACTGCTGGCACGCCTGCTGCGCGGCTGCGTGGAAGACGGCGTCTACCAGTGCGATGCCGACGGCCGCTATCGCACGGCCGCCGGCGCGCGCCATGGCGAACTGCCGGCGCTGCTGGCGACGCTGCGCGGCTGTTGCGAAGGTCTGGACGTCATCGCCGACACCATCGCCCGGGGCGGCAGCCAGCTCTGCGCGATGATGCGGGGTGATGTCGACCCGGTGGCGGTCATCTTCCCCGAGGGCGCGGAGGACGGCGTGGAAGTCCTGTACCGGGATTTCAGCTTTGGCCGCTATTTCAACGAGATCGCCGCCGCCACGCTCGATGGCCTGGCGCGGGCCCGGCCACCGGGCCAGCCGCTGCGCGTGCTGGAGGTGGGGGCCGGCACCGGCGGCACCACGACCCTGCTGCTCCAGGCGCTGGCCGGCCACACCGGCGTGCGCTACACCTTCACCGATATCTCGGCCGTCTTTACGCGGCGCGCCCAGGCGCGGTTCGCGCAGCATGATTTCGTCGACTACCGGGAGTTCGACCTCCAGCGGGATGCCGCCGCCCAGGGATTCGCGGCTGGCCAGTTCGACGTGATCGTCGCCGCGAACGTCATCCACGCCACGCAGCACGTGGGCCAGACGCTGGCGATGCTGCACGGCCTGCTGGCGCCGGGCGGCCACCTGCTGATGCGCGAGATCACGCAGCCGATGCGGCTGTTCGACTTCGTGTTCGGCCCTCTCGTGGCGCCGCTGCACGACGAGGCGGCGCGTGGCGGCGAACTGTTCCTGGACACGGCGCGCTGGGCGGCGCACTGCCAGACCGCCGGCTTTGCGCAGACATGCTGGCTGCCGTCGGACGACATGCCCAATGCGGCGATGAGCGAGCACGTCCTGCTGGCGCGATCCGGCGCGGTCGCTGCCGCCACGGCGGCCATGCCGGCCCCCGACACGGTGTTCGCGCGCACATGGCATGCGATCGTTCCGGCAGCCCCGGCGCCGGAAGGCGGGGCCGACGCGCGCGGGTCCACCGGCTGGCCGGCGGACTGGCGGGTGCTGCATATTGCGCCAGCCGACGTGCCGGCCAGCGAACTGCCCGCGCTGGCCGCGCCGCTGCTGGCCGCGCTGGCCGATCCGGCGCAAGGGCCGCTGGCCGTCGTCACGCACAACGCCTGGGCCATCGACGATGCCGGCGGCCCCGTGCCGCCGTGGCCCGCGCATCAGGCCATCTGGGCACTGCTGCGCGTCGCGGCAGCGGAACAGCCGGCCCGCATGCTGGCGGCGATCGACCTGCATGGCGACACACCATCCGCGCAGCCCGATGCCGATGACGTGGCCGTTGCCGCCGCCGCCATCGCGGCCGGCGAGCGCTGGATTGCCGTGCGCGGTGCCGCCGCGTATCGCCCGGCGCTGGCACCGGCCACGCAATTTGCCGCGCCGCCGGCACCGGGCTGGCTGCAGGCCACGGGCTGGCACGTCGTCACCGGCGGATTCGGCGGGCTGGGCCGCGTCGCCTGTGCATGGCTGGCCGCGCATGGCGCCCGCCGCATTGCCGTCCTGGCGCCACGCGAACCCGACGATGGCGCCACATGGCGCGCATCGATGGCCACCGACCATCGCTGCCACGTGCGCTGGGTGCCGTGCGACATGGCCGACGCGGCGCAGGTGGCGCGCCAGATCGCCTTGCTGGCGGCGGACGGCGGCGTGGCCGGGGCGATCCATGCGGCCGGCAAGCTCGACGACACCCCGCTGGCCAACCTGACGGCCGAACGCCTTGCCGATGTCGTCGACGTCAAGGCGGGCGGTGCCGAAGCGCTGCTGGCCGCACTGGCCGATGCCAGGGCGCGCTACGTGCTGCTCTACTCGTCGGCCGCGGCCACGCTGGGTTCGCCCGGCCAGGGCGCGCACGCGCTGGCCAGCGGCTATCTGGACGGGCTGGCCCTGCGCGCGAGGACGGGCGGCATGGCCGTCGTGTCGATCGCCTGGGGCGCGTGGGCCGGCGCGGGACGCGCGGCGGACCCGGCCATGCTGGCGCGACTGGAAGCGGCGGGCATGGGCAGCCTGTCCACTGCCGAGGGGCTCTGGCATCTCGACCAGGCGGTCACGCGCGGCGCGCCGCTGCACCTTGCCATGCGGCTGGCCGGCGGCGTTGCACAGGCAGTTGCCGATGACGGCGGCAGGCCGACGGCGGCGTCCGCACCGGCCGACGCACCATTGCGGCTTGGCGGCGTGCCGGCGGACGACCAGGCGGCCATCGAGGACTGGCTGCGGCACCGCATCGCCATGCAGCTGCGCATGGACGATCCCACCCGCATGGACGCCAGGCAGGACCTGCTTCAGCTCGGGCTGGATTCGCTGCAGTTTCTTGAACTGAACAGTGCCGTCCAGCGTGCCACCGGGGCGCGCCTCGACGCCGCGCAGGCTTACCGCGACATGACGCTGCGCGGACTGGCCGGCTTGCTCGCGCAGGCGCTGGCGCCCGGCCGGGCGGACGGCGCGCAGCCCCCGGCGGCGCACACGGCGGCGGACACCGCGCCGGCCCAGATCGTCAGCGACCGTGCCGGCCGGCACGACCCGTTCCCCCTCACGCCGATCCAGCATGCCTACTGGCTGGGCCGCACGCACCTGATCGCGCACGGCGGCGTGGCCTGTCACGTGCTGTTCGAATGGGATCTGGCCACCACCGACGCGGACGCGGGCGGCTTCGACCTGACGCGCTTCGAGGACGCCTGGAACGCGCTGGTCGCGCAGCACGACATGCTGCGCATGGTGATCGGCGACGACGGCATGCAGCGCGTGCTGCCCGACGTGCCGCGCTACCGCATCGCGGTGGCGTCGCTGCGGGGCCTGCCTCCCGACGATGTGGCGCGACGCCTGCTGGAAACGCGCGCGCGGCTGGCCGCCGCCGTCCCGCCCGCGCACAGGTGGCCGCTGTTCGAAGTCTGCGCGTCGCGCCTGGATGGGGGACGGCTGCGCCTGCACATGAACCTCGACCTGCTGCAGTTCGACGTGCAGAGCCTGAAGGTCATGATGGACGATCTGGCGGCCGCCTACGCCGGCGCGGCGCGGCCCGCGCCCGCCATCACGTTCCGCGACTACGTGATGGCCGAACAGGCCCAGCGCGGCACCGCCGAATGGCGCACCGCATGGCGGTACTGGCGCGGCGTCGTCCAGCACCTGCCGCCGGCGCCGCCCTTGCCGCTTGCCGCCACCGCACCGGCTGCGGCGCCCCATGTGACCACGCGCCAGATGACGCTCGACGCCACACGCTGGGCCCGCCTGCGCACGCTCTGGCGTACGTGGGGCATCACGCCTTCTGCCGGCATCCTGGCCGTGTTCGCCCAGGTGCTGGCCCGCGCGTGCCGCCAGCCGGCATTCACGCTGAACCTGACGTTCTTCAACCGGCAGCCGTTGCATCCGGACGTCAACCGCCTGATCGGGGACTTCACCTCCGTCATGCTGGTCGACTTCGACATCGAGGCCGACACGCCGCTGCGCGAGGTGCTGCACGCAGTCCAGGCAACGCTCTGGGACCGCCTGGCGCACGCGCGCGTCAACGGCGTCGAGGTGCTGCGCCTCTACACGCGCGAGCACGGCGCCGACGACGGCGCGCACCGCGGCCCCGCCATGCCGGTGGTGTTCACGAGCATGCTGGGCATGACGCTGGACGGCCAGCCGATCGAACGGGCGCTGACACGGCTGCTTGGCGAGCCCGTTCATGTGTTCACGCAAACTCCGCAGGTATGGATCGACCATCAGGTCATGGAAGTGAACGGGGAACTGGTCTGCCACTGGTACTGCATGGACGATGTGCTGGCGCCCGGCGTGGCGGCCGAGCTGTTCGGCGCGTTCCGCGATACGCTGGAAGCCATCGCCGACAGGCCGGCCCGCATGCGCGCCGCGCCCGACCTGCCGGCGCCACGGCTGGACCCGCATCCGGCCGTGGCGGCGCCGCCGCACTGGCCCGCCGACGTCGATGCCGGGACGCTGGAAGCCTGGCTGCGGCGGCATCCCGCCGTTCGCCACGCGGCCTTGCGGCCGGCGCCCGACGGCCAGGGCATGGAAGCATGGATCGTCACGCACGAGCCGGCATGCGGCGTTGCAGCCAGCACCGCGCCGACGCTGCTGGCCTCGGCCGGCCTGCCGCAACTGGACGACACCACGCTGGCCGCTTTCGACAATGCCTGGCAGTGGCTGGAGCGGCGCGCGCGCGACGGCATCGTCGCCACGCTGCGGCGGCACGGCCTGTTTGCGCGAACCGGCGACTGCCACAGCGCCACGGAGGTGGCGCACGCGCTGGCGGCCACGCCGCGCACCAGCCAACTGCTGTGCCAATGGCTGGCGCGGCTGCATGCGGATGGCTGCCTGGACCGGGATGGCGTGCACTACCGCGCGACGGCCCTGCCGGCGCCCGGGGCCGACCCGCTGCCCGGCGCCCCGGCACCGTGGCTGGGCACGCTCGCCCGCTACGTCGAAGGCTGCGTGGCGCAGCACGACGCGCTGATCCAGGGCCGCCAGTCGGCGCTGGCGCTGATGTTCGGCCATGACGACGGCCTGGACGTGGCGCGCGCGTTCTATCGCGACAATCCCGTGGCGGCCGCGCTCAACGCCTCGGCCGGTGCCGTCATCGCGCAGTTGGCCCAGGCGTCGCACACGGGCCTGCGCGTGCTGGAGGCGGGTGCCGGCACCGGCGCCACCACCGAGGCCGTGCTGACCGCGCTGCAAGGGCTGCCCCGGGGCCCTGCGCTCTATCGGTTCACGGACGTCTCGCCGTGGTTCCTCGATGCGGCGCGAGACCGCTTCGGCCATGGCGCGCCCATGGAGTACGGCCTGTTCGACCTGAACCGGCCGGTCGACTTCGACGCGCACCCGGCCGACGGATACGACGTGATCGTCGTCGCGCAAGCCCTGCACGATGCCTGCGACATCCCGCGCAGCCTGGCGCGCCTGCGCCGGTTGCTGCGGGCGGGCGGCCACCTGGTGTTGATCGAAGCCACCGCGCGCGACAGCTACCTGCAACTGGCCAGCGTCGGCTTCATGGAAGCGCTGGCCGGCTTCGACGACGCGCGGGCCGACGATGGCCAGCCGATGCTGGCGCTGCCCACATGGCGCAGCGTGCTTGACGCCGCCGGCTTCAGCACGGTGCTGACATGGCCGCCTGGCGACGACTGGCGCCAGCACCTGATCGTCGCCCAGGCCGGCGAAACGGGCCGGCTCGACGCCGCCGCGCTGGACCGGTACCTGAAGGCCCGCTGGCCCGATGCCCCCCCGCTGTGCTGGCGCCAGTGCGAACGCCTGCCGCAAGTGGCCGGCGCCGAAGCCACGGTCACGGCCCCGGACCCCGGGGGGCTGGCGCAGCCCGCGTGCGATCCGCAGCGGCGCGCGGCGGTTGGCGCGGTATGGCAGAACCTGCTGGGCCGGCCAGTCGAAGCGGATACCGACTTCTTCCGGGCCGGCGGCGACAGCCTGATCGCCACGCGGATGATCGCGCAACTGCACCAGCTCGGCATGGGCGAGGCCAGCTTGCAGGCGATCTTCGCGCATCCGCAACTGGCCGCCTTCTGCGCGGCGCTTGAGGCGGCGGTCATCGACGGAGACCGGCCCTGCCAGGACCCCGCATGCGCCGGTACCGTCCCGCTGGCGCGGGGCACCCGCCCGGCCGAGGTGTTTGCGATCCATGCGTCCGACGGCGGTGTCGCGGCGTACCTGCCGCTGGCACGCGCGATGGACTGCGCCGTCCATGGCCTGCCGGCCGACGGCGCGCTGGCCGTCGCCACACTCGGCGCACTGGCCCGGCGGCACGCCGACACGCTGCGCCGGGTGCGGCCACACGGCCCCTACTGCTTGCTCGGCTGGTCCTACGGGTGTTTCCTGGCCGCCGAGGCGGCGCGTTGCCTGTTCGAGTCGGGCGAGCCGGTGCGACTGGTCCTGCTGGACCCGGTCTGCCGCGCCGATTTCGCCTGCGCCGACCGTGGCGCACTGATCCGCCTGCTGTGCGAAGGCGGCCCGGCAACGCTGGCGCCGCCCGACGGATTCGACGGCTGGGACCCATCGGCCCAGACCGGCTGGTTTCTGGCACGGCAGCCGGCGACGGGCGGCATGGACGCCGCGCAACTGGAGCAGGTAGCCCACCTGCTCGACCTGCTGGCGCGCGCGCCGCTGCCCGCGCCGCTGCCCATTCCCTGCCTGCGCATCGACGCGGCGCAGCGGCCGCCACACTGGCGGCCCGCGGACGATGACTGGCGGGCGTGGAGCGCCGGGGCGCATCCGCAGGTGGAACAGGCCACGCTGAATGCCGGGCACTGGGCATTGCTGGCCGGCGATGCGGCCGGCGCCGTGGCCGACCGGTGGTGGGCGTGGCACGCCGCATCCCACGGCGACGCGGGAGGCCGGCCATGA
- a CDS encoding MFS transporter, translating into MTGRAHTAPAPRHCLPFWCFYIHQGMVTALIARGVGAWFREQGWSLAALSYLSLAMLPWVFKAMWAPWAERHALAARGNRYLGSLAVTQLAMALVLLATGWLLPTDAPWLIVAALLWLALLSATHDIFADGIVIGTTDASTRPAANMAQVGGSYVGLACCPPLFLAVAQAGGWAWAMSALAVVSLLLLWLPWRFSRPLPATPARDAARPAAAGPSGTLWPGLCLAAVAYPAMRGMMALEAPLLMDAGLSLAEAGAALAVYGTGGSALGVVAGGWIARHVRPVPALLAILSSHAVLLALACLLQPVLDAGGWQRLIGATSVAAAAAFVQVYRMLMDYVRPARPAADYALFQSIDAAVAIGVSLGTLQLAGVTGYRTTLALLAALATASLLMVLRLGGRLQAPALALAAGPIPARPSRAAPADLETRS; encoded by the coding sequence ATGACGGGCCGCGCGCATACGGCGCCCGCGCCGCGTCACTGCCTGCCGTTCTGGTGTTTCTACATCCACCAGGGCATGGTCACGGCCCTGATCGCGCGCGGGGTGGGCGCATGGTTCCGCGAGCAGGGCTGGAGCCTGGCCGCGCTGAGCTACCTGTCGCTTGCCATGCTGCCGTGGGTGTTCAAGGCCATGTGGGCCCCGTGGGCGGAGCGCCATGCGCTGGCCGCGCGCGGCAATCGCTACCTGGGCAGCCTGGCGGTGACCCAGCTGGCGATGGCGCTGGTGCTGCTGGCCACGGGCTGGCTGCTGCCGACCGATGCGCCATGGCTGATCGTGGCGGCACTGCTGTGGCTGGCGCTGCTGTCGGCCACGCACGACATCTTCGCCGACGGCATCGTCATCGGCACGACCGACGCCAGCACGCGCCCCGCGGCCAACATGGCACAGGTGGGCGGCAGTTATGTCGGACTGGCTTGCTGTCCGCCGCTGTTCCTGGCCGTGGCGCAGGCCGGCGGCTGGGCATGGGCGATGTCGGCGCTGGCCGTGGTGTCGCTGCTGCTGCTCTGGTTGCCGTGGCGCTTCAGCCGGCCACTGCCCGCCACGCCCGCGCGCGACGCCGCGCGGCCGGCCGCCGCCGGCCCCTCGGGAACGCTCTGGCCGGGGCTGTGCCTGGCTGCCGTGGCCTACCCCGCCATGCGCGGAATGATGGCGCTGGAGGCGCCGCTGCTGATGGACGCGGGCCTGTCGCTGGCCGAAGCCGGCGCGGCGCTGGCCGTGTACGGCACCGGCGGCAGCGCGCTCGGCGTGGTGGCGGGCGGCTGGATCGCGCGGCACGTGCGGCCTGTGCCGGCGCTGCTGGCCATCCTGTCCAGCCATGCCGTGCTACTGGCGCTGGCCTGCCTGCTGCAGCCCGTGCTGGACGCTGGCGGCTGGCAGCGCCTGATCGGCGCCACGAGCGTTGCCGCCGCTGCCGCGTTCGTGCAGGTCTACCGGATGCTGATGGATTACGTCCGCCCCGCGCGTCCGGCCGCCGACTACGCGCTGTTCCAGTCCATCGACGCAGCCGTGGCCATCGGCGTGTCGCTGGGCACGCTGCAACTGGCCGGCGTCACCGGCTACCGCACCACGCTGGCCCTGCTGGCGGCACTGGCCACGGCCAGCCTGCTGATGGTGCTGCGGCTCGGCGGGCGCCTGCAGGCGCCCGCCCTGGCCCTGGCCGCTGGGCCGATCCCCGCGCGCCCGTCCCGCGCCGCACCCGCCGATCTGGAGACCCGATCATGA